In the genome of Hemiscyllium ocellatum isolate sHemOce1 unplaced genomic scaffold, sHemOce1.pat.X.cur. scaffold_1253_pat_ctg1, whole genome shotgun sequence, the window gatcagtccatggataagacatcagtttggatggtgctgagagcagctgccctctctctccccctctctgaatgaatccctgttggttttcaccctctgccaatgcctgtgcagtggcgtgtggaggccagcagagggtggcattgcatcactttaagcacaacagagactgccagacctgccccacacagagacacacagatacacactcagcaattgttaggacacggcatagatctcatctggtaacttaaactaaacataaataaatgctcaattcgcctcgtaaactgttaaaatatgagtgacagagaactcccaaattccactgtttaaatacaaacaacaatgtagtttttaacactgaaagtgaactgaaagagaccctctatctcttaactgcgtattacccgactccagctctacagcaatatattgtttctgggtctgccatcctctcatatcacaagTATttctaagctctcagttcagagcagcattcactttctcttaaaggtacagtacacactaaacttcatcccattataccctgatgaatatagataagtggaacctatccggatttctcttgctctgtggtttgtcaatatttcatctactctgtctcgtatgtgtcaggatttttgttgctccattgacagtatgtcattattcgactctgtccgtgggaatatatcagtatttcacttgctcacactcctgtgtgtggggcaggatttcagttgtttcatggggactgggaCACTATgataatcttaatgtttgtaaatggtacgaAACCTGCAAGGATtttaaagtctatggaggacagtgtggaactctaacaggacagtgacacgctggtagacggggatcaatgcagagcagtgtgaggtgatgcactttggtatgaaagataaagaaagacagtttaaaacaggctgtgccattataaaggggctgcaggaacagagggccctgggtgtatatgagcaggagctttgtttgggggtcggtgctataacagatataccgtgagtgtgaaggagcagagagaatacagtgacccttatcctgacagagcgggaaaggttattgatgcttgtcctgtattgctgggcatttcttcagaccgcagatactgcactgagctgggtggggagctcagaccatgctcggtgggtctgctGGTGTGGCCCccactgggaagagaatggtccccctctgtactagcccatccaccaggacctctgtgaccctgtcgacaaaccgtggtgtaattgccccttagcTGCCAAggtcggggtaaactgtgcagggcagctccaaactgagaaagctcaactgtgtgccctTTGAACTTTCAAAGATGGCGccagtgccaggggtcacggaatatccaggggcacccgggcaactgtgagtccctccagccatgatgggtgggagaatcgggctggtattgaatgagaggaacaccatggtgggggaggggggggggcaagTCAATGCGTTTGTGTTTAGTAAGACAGCCCCAGGAACctagcttggcctcgtacagataatctctctgtcacactcaatgaaaatgacactgaggcaaattattgttagaatcagcccagtgagtcatagattctgttgaaactactcccatttacaaagctgtagaacaaatgctcatccaaaactctccatcatttttcccatctttcctgggaagactggcttaTGATACCGGATGCTATCaaagtgtctacgtttcagcattccgaaacctgggaacacatgcgtccatgacactgtctctcagtctccccctctctgtctataacccaaacccctcccatgtgatgatttttaaactgattccctcgcCATCTCTCTCCAGAAGTGATgtacacacccacagcacccccttgtcatggtacAGTACAGAtgtggagctgtaaatgggtgggagctgtacatccTTTCAcctccagcatgggctgcaagtttccccacactgggcagggatctaacacagtgttacagatcaatgcactggggtggggtacacagccctacatgctgggagggtaactgctcctgggttacagatcaatgcactggggtggggtacacagtcctacatgctgggagggtaactgctcctgggttacagatcaatgcactggggtggggtacacagtcctacatgctgggagggtaactgctcctgggttacagatcaatgcactggggtggggtacacagccctacatgctgggagggtaactgctcctgggttacagatcaatgcactggggtggggtacacagtcctacatgctgggagggtaactgctcctgggttacagatcaatgcactggggtggggtacacagccctacatactgggagggtaactgctcctgggttacagatcaatgcactggggtggggtacgcagtcctacatgctgggagggtaactgctcctgggttacagatcaatgcactgggtggggtacacagtcctacatgctgggagggtaactgctcctgggttacagatcaatgcactggggtggggtacactgtcctacatgctgggagggtaactgctcctgggttacagatcaatgcactggggtggtgtacacagtcctacatgctgggagggtaactgctcctgggttacagattaattcacgggtgatcactgcacaggtctctgtgctggtcagactgtctggttgaggtttatagataatacaatgatgtggtcagtgcagctccccgtgcgggacaggtatgtagcctgtgcacagtacatcatgttggtcgggtgggtaggggtgaaaggtgatggacaggtcacggagtttcccggaagtttccgtccctgacattctataactgacattccccggaacgttctgtccatgacattctataaccgacattccccggaacgttctgcccctgacattctataactgacattcccccggaacgttctgtccctgacattctataactgacattccccggaacgttctgtccctgacattctataactgacattccccggaacgttctgtccctgacgttgtttgtttgtgaacggccggacgtcagtgaattgaacaaacgataagatcccgagggaagagatcccgttccagggagaaggagacactgtcccgaaggcccctcaggcagttaaaggggggaatacgttttccctgcgtttacatttctccacgacacaggatcgaccacaatttagaccaaaatacaggaaattcccaactccgtttgtcttcaggaaactgggagagaatcgttcccaccctccgtatcaggaactgggaaggagtgacctgtgtctgctctcgagtgatcaagtgtgtggggatgttctagaaaccatctgtcctcggtgtgtttggggagggagggtttcttgtggtttatgacacgtttttgtcagtaattccgaccttcccatttgttattccagctccaattattttcgtaaatccctgaatacagggacacatttgaaaatctcactgtgtccccgatcaaacggggtccctttgcctccaggctgatggataatgggtttgttttccttcctcacagttaacgtagtgaccatccacgtcctgctttataaagattgtggattgtctccatgtgtcagacgttacctgggggccatggcagcggcggatctcctggtcattatcctcgacctgatcctgagacacattcccattgtttatcaggaacagttttatttcctgagggactccgtccccgtgtgtaatatccacgccgtcctgctttatgcagccactgactgctctgtctggttcaccgtcactttcacctttgatcggtttgtggccatttgttgccagaagctgaaaagtaaatattgcagtgagaaaacggcggctgtggttctgggagcagtgactgtgctgagctgtttaaagaacatttcctggtattttatgctcacggctcggtatttgctggggaacgccccctggttttgtgatgtaacagtcgctgttgtattctccagtgtctgggtcacaatcgagttcctccaccacattctaaccccgggtgtcccatttctcctgattctgctgctcaatgttctcaccgtcagacacattttagtgaccagcagagcccgcaggagactccgcgctcacaccaatggggacgctcagtctgacactgaaatgagaaaccgaaaaaaatccatcattttgctgtttgtgatctcggccaatttcatcctgttatggtcaacgttaatgctgtattctatatggtccCGGATGTGGGCTATTGTGGATACCCCTCTGTATCTCCAttactttgtgcaggaattgggcttcatgctgcagctcctcagttgctgcacaaacaccgcgatttatgctgtgacccagactaagttcaggcagcagctgaagaatgtgctgcaatatcccttcacccaaatccatccatccatcaaattccctcattaatcacaccatccgggattttctcatttcagttcagtgtttcagcgatggagcagcctgtcgctatggtaacagactgaggggtgcgctggtttgtccctccttatcccacaggggggttacagggaaacatttcaatgtttctcacaactcaggggccagtgagaaaaggcaccatcccactgactgtatccatcacttccatttgtaaccaataaaaatgctgattacagcgtgccgagcagcagagggaccgatgttgttgtgtgtctttgtgttggagaagctgagctggagagagacagactcagccccaagtcctggtcctcagggaaggggagggcaccgcgcactgggctcag includes:
- the LOC132809466 gene encoding uncharacterized protein LOC132809466 isoform X2 — encoded protein: MWWRNSIVTQTLENTTATVTSQNQGAFPSKYRALLATNGHKPIKGESDGEPDRAVSGCIKQDGVDITHGDGVPQEIKLFLINNGNVSQDQVEDNDQEIRRCHGPQARVPGGMVHCGNRANATATDEWAPHNNQQTEVLPPSWGHFYGTGHSTSDLRVTILQGRLQDRQQRKVAKQGLIAKFCTQREGLNRALQFMSYYR